The following are from one region of the Natronosporangium hydrolyticum genome:
- a CDS encoding ABC transporter ATP-binding protein: protein MMRAVSAAETAPPTYTWAVQAQDLVVRAGRHLAVDRLSLALGTGVHGLLGPNGAGKTTLMRALATVIKPAGGRLTLLGQEVTGRADLRGVRRQLGYLPQHFGYYPRFTVREFVEYLAWLKELPKAEVPGAVQRAVERVGLADRADSKLKTLSGGMLRRAGIAQAIVNDPEVLLLDEPTVGLDPEQRMSFRDLLRDLGQDTCVLVSTHLVEDVAAACTEVVLVDQGRLAWQGAPAQLAEQGGQGDAGDSAIERGYSALLRVHRGRAAA, encoded by the coding sequence ATGATGCGTGCCGTCAGCGCGGCGGAGACCGCACCCCCCACGTACACCTGGGCGGTGCAGGCCCAGGACCTGGTCGTCCGAGCCGGACGCCACCTCGCGGTCGACCGTCTGAGCCTGGCGCTCGGCACCGGCGTGCACGGCCTGCTCGGCCCCAACGGCGCCGGCAAGACCACGCTGATGCGGGCCCTGGCCACGGTGATCAAGCCGGCCGGAGGCCGGCTGACCCTGCTCGGGCAGGAGGTCACCGGCCGAGCCGACCTGCGCGGGGTACGCCGTCAGCTCGGCTACCTGCCACAGCACTTCGGCTACTATCCGCGGTTCACCGTGCGGGAGTTCGTCGAGTACCTGGCCTGGTTGAAGGAGCTGCCGAAAGCGGAGGTGCCGGGTGCGGTGCAGCGGGCGGTCGAGCGGGTCGGCCTGGCTGACCGGGCCGACTCCAAGCTGAAGACGCTCTCCGGCGGCATGCTGCGGCGGGCCGGCATCGCCCAGGCGATCGTCAACGACCCGGAGGTGCTGCTGCTCGACGAGCCGACCGTCGGGCTGGACCCGGAGCAGCGGATGAGCTTCCGGGACCTGCTCCGCGACCTCGGCCAGGACACCTGCGTGCTGGTCTCCACCCACCTGGTCGAGGACGTCGCGGCGGCCTGCACCGAGGTGGTGCTCGTCGACCAGGGTCGACTGGCGTGGCAGGGCGCCCCGGCGCAGTTGGCGGAGCAGGGCGGCCAGGGCGACGCCGGGGACAGCGCCATCGAGCGCGGCTACTCCGCGCTGCTGCGGGTGCACCGGGGGAGGGCGGCGGCATGA